In the genome of Myxococcota bacterium, the window CTTCCGCACGGGCGTGGGCGGCAACATCGGCACCGCCCTGTGCTCGTTGGTCGGCCAAGGCTACGAGTGGGTCGTGGCCGAGCTCTCGAGCTTCCAGCTCGAGCACGCGCGCGCGCTGCACGCCGACGTGGCGCTCTTGCTCAACCTCGCGCCCGATCACTTCGACCGCCACGGCACGCTCGAGCGCTACGGCGCGGCCAAGGCGCGGCTTGCGGAGCTGCAGGCGCCCGAGGCCTGGCTCGTGGCGAACCGCGACGACGCGTGGTCGAGCGCCGTGGCGCGCAAGGCGCCGGCGCGCGTCGCCTGGTTCTCGACCCGCGAGCGCGTCGAGACCGGCGCGTGGCTCGACGGTGACTCGCTGTGCGTGGTGCGCGAAGGCGAGCTGCGCGCGCGCATTCCGCTGGCAGAGCTGTCGAGCGCCTCGCGCCGGCCAGTCGACAACGCGCTCGCGTCCGCGGCCGCCGCAGACCTCGCGGGCGCGAGCGCCGACGCGATTCACTCCGTGCTGGCGCGCTTCCAGGGCCTGCCGCACCGCGTGCGCGACGTGTGCGTGCGCGCAGGCGTGCGCTGGGTCGACGACTCCAAGGCGACCAACCCCGCCGCGGCGGTGGCGAGTCTCCTCTCGCAGACCACGCGCATCGTGTGGCTCGCGGGCGGGCGCAACAAGGGCCTCGACTTCGCGCCGCTGGCCGACGCCGCGAGGCGCGCGCGCGTGCGCATCGCCTACGTGTTCGGTGAGTCGGCCGAGGACCTGGCGCGCGTGCTGTCGCCGGTGATTCGCGTCGAGCGCGTCGACACGCTGGCCGACGCGGTGGCGTACGCCGCCGCGAGCGCGCGGCCGGGCGACGTGGTGCTGCTCGCGCCCGCGTGCGCGAGCTTCGACCAGTTCAAAAGCTTCGAGGACCGCGGCGAGCAGTTCGCGGCCCTCGCGTGCGCCATCCCCGAGGGCGCGGGAGGCGCGGCATGCTGAGTCGCTTCGGAACGTCCCAGCTCGCGGTCGCGGGCGTGCTCCTGGTCGGCTTCGGCCTGGTCATGGTGTACAGCGCGAGCGCGGCGCGCTCCGAGGTCATGTTCGGCACGACCTTCACCTATCTGGGCCGGCAGACGCTCGCGCTGGGGCTGGGGCTCGCGGTCGGCGCCGTGTGTTTCTGGACCCCGCTCGCCTGGCTCGAGCGACTCGGGCTCCTGGCCTGGGGCGCCTCGGTGCTGGCGCTCGCGGCGACCTTCACCCCGCTCGGTGTCTCGGGCGGCGGGGCGCAGCGCTGGCTCGTGCTGGGCCCGTTCGCCTTCCAGCCGCTCGAGCCCGCGAAGCTCGGCGTCCTGTTCGGTCTTTCGCAGTGGCTCGCCTCGCACCAGGACCGCATGGGCGACTACCGCATGAGCATCGGCGTGCCGGCGATCCTGGCCGGCATTCCGGTGCTGCTCCTGCTGCGCCAGCCCGACTTCGGCGGCGCGATGCTGATC includes:
- the murD gene encoding UDP-N-acetylmuramoyl-L-alanine--D-glutamate ligase, translating into MNYSGRHILVLGAARSGRAAAELLLRAGARVAVYDRKAEALAGLPAGVETLSGDSAPGYGGFDAVVASPGFPTRADPKLIPEVDLAAQFLDARLIGVTGSNGKSTTTTLVGEILAESGFRTGVGGNIGTALCSLVGQGYEWVVAELSSFQLEHARALHADVALLLNLAPDHFDRHGTLERYGAAKARLAELQAPEAWLVANRDDAWSSAVARKAPARVAWFSTRERVETGAWLDGDSLCVVREGELRARIPLAELSSASRRPVDNALASAAAADLAGASADAIHSVLARFQGLPHRVRDVCVRAGVRWVDDSKATNPAAAVASLLSQTTRIVWLAGGRNKGLDFAPLADAARRARVRIAYVFGESAEDLARVLSPVIRVERVDTLADAVAYAAASARPGDVVLLAPACASFDQFKSFEDRGEQFAALACAIPEGAGGAAC